The nucleotide sequence ataaactgcttaaaacaagtttcacacttgtatggtttttctccagtgtgcactctcaaatgtgtttttaaatgaCTGTagtgactaaattgcttaaaacaaatttcacacttataaggtttttcaccagtgtgcactctcaaatgtgttttcaaatgacttgctcgactaaattgcttaaaacaaatctcgcacttgtaaTTTTCTCccgtatgcactctcaaatgtgttttcaaatcacCTGCTTGAgtaaactgcttcaaacaaatttcacacttgtaaggtttctctccagtgtgcgttctcaaatgtcttttcaaatcacCTGTAGTAATAAACTGCTTGAAACAAGTTTCACACCTATACGGTTTTTCCCcggtgtgcactctcaaatgtactttcaagCTACTTGTTGTAGTACacttcttaaaacaaatttcacacttgtgaggtttttctccagtgtgcgttctcaaatgtcttttcaaatcacCTGTAGTAATAAACTGCTTGAAACAAGTTTCACACCTATACGGTTTTTCCCcggtgtgcactctcaaatgtactttcaagCTACTTGTTGTAGTACacttcttaaaacaaatttcacacttgtgaagtttttctccagtgtgcgttctcaaatgttttttcaaatcaccTGTAGTAATAAACTGCTTGAAACAAGTTTCACACCTATacggtttttccccagtgtgtatTCTCATATGCCGTTTCAAATTACTTGCGTCAGAAcactgcttgaaacaaatttcacatttgtaaggTATTTTTCCAGTCGTGGCTTTCATATTTTTTCTTAATGTTTTTGATTCAGTCTGTCCACTCATATCATTTCCTTTGTAAGATGAATCTTCGATGAGTTTCTCCATAACTGGCACTTTCTTTCCATCTTGCAGACAGcctaaaataaaaaaccaacaataatataaatattctatagtctaggcgccagaggggtcaccgtgtccttttcaatactgatggacaaactcaacggtttcttatggatttttggatgcagagggtggatttcgatccgagtggtcaaaaaattgttataaacaatttaattgtttataaattatttataaggcgctggctcataaactaagagataaaaaataatgtttcaaataaaatttgttcgttaataaaaaaccaagaaaaacacgtttactaaacttaaatccaacaattagaactcaatatattataaaattagtgGACAGTGCAAAATGCAAATTGCAAACTAAGTATTTTTTGAAgatttatcgatcgtaactcagcttctGCGCATGGAAATGAGCCCCAGAAAGTTtcttaaattactttatcttcgtttgttttaaagttatatccgtttgaatttataattttctttaaaaaattgtacattaatttgtttataagggttttaagtaaatttaagctgtaaacatttatactttaattagcaataatgatagaagaactcaaaaggaaaaatttgagcttatgaaaatgttcgtaagtttatttttggtcaagatatcgatattttaaaggcgcgctatgaggcgcaagatcggaaaacagtcgtaactcggcttctacgcatcgatcgtatcgatcgtaactcggcttctacgcatgcaaatgagccaatatgtgatatccatataaaaatggatcgagttattttgcagaatcatcattgcatataaaacgagcatttatgtacAGTAATCCCTCTTCAACCGCGGGGGTTACGTTCCGAAGAGAAAGGTGTGGTTGGTGAAACCGTGGTTGGCGAGGGATCCACGATCCAAATAAGAATGTGACATAATCCCAATTTGGATACGTATGTACATATATTTGTATGTACATAGAAAGAAATATGATGAAATTGCATATCTGTGAAATAGTATTATTATATcaatatatataatataagattaagatggtttggtcatgttcaacgtcgagacgttaaccacccaatacgaagaatagctgaagtgcagattcctggaaggagtaggagaggaagaccaaagaa is from Diabrotica virgifera virgifera chromosome 9, PGI_DIABVI_V3a and encodes:
- the LOC126892339 gene encoding zinc finger protein 239-like isoform X3, translating into MEVKQEISEETCKIEIVYNDLDLDDALLDDFKSEIQEESNGQSTHDTCDSLNQKNFPMPTEREQHGNILNPFEENQDTEKGCLQDGKKVPVMEKLIEDSSYKGNDMSGQTESKTLRKNMKATTGKIPYKCEICFKQCSDASNLKRHMRIHTGEKPYRCETCFKQFITTGDLKKHLRTHTGEKLHKCEICFKKCTTTSSLKVHLRVHTGEKPYRCETCFKQFITTGDLKRHLRTHTGEKPHKCEICFKKCTTTSSLKVHLRVHTGEKPYRCETCFKQFITTGDLKRHLRTHTGEKPHKCEICFKQCSEASNLKRHLRTHTG
- the LOC126892339 gene encoding zinc finger protein 664-like isoform X1; its protein translation is MEVKQEISEETCKIEIVYNDLDLDDALLDDFKSEIQEESNGQSTHDTCDSLNQKNFPMPTEREQHGNILNPFEENQDTEKGCLQDGKKVPVMEKLIEDSSYKGNDMSGQTESKTLRKNMKATTGKIPYKCEICFKQCSDASNLKRHMRIHTGEKPYRCETCFKQFITTGDLKKHLRTHTGEKLHKCEICFKKCTTTSSLKVHLRVHTGEKPYRCETCFKQFITTGDLKRHLRTHTGEKPHKCEICFKKCTTTSSLKVHLRVHTGEKPYRCETCFKQFITTGDLKRHLRTHTGEKPYKCEICLKQFTQAGDLKTHLRVHTGENYKCEICFKQFSRASHLKTHLRVHTGEKPYKCEICFKQFSHYSHLKTHLRVHTGEKPYKCETCFKQFITTGDLKRHLRTHTGEKPHKCEICFKQCSEASNLKRHLRTHTG